From the genome of Arthrobacter russicus:
CGGGCCTTCGTCGTCCTGCCCCAGCTCCAAGGTCAGTTTTTGGAACTTCGGGCCCAAGTGGTCGGATTCCCAGTCAAGACGCTGTCCGGTCGCTGTTGTGGTCATGCATCGTCCCTTCCGGGCGCCCCGGTGCCCTGTTCCAACATGTAACCGCGCAACCAGCGCAACAATCTCGAGTAGGCCAATTCGCGGACCGGCTTTTGGGACAGCAGCACATCATGCAGACCGCCGTCGATCTTTTCAATCGTGACGCTTTCGCCCAGCGTAATCGCCCGGGCCGCCATGGTCTGGATATCCAGCACCGCGTCGGCGCTGCGCATGCCCTCGCGCCAGCGCGGACCATTGAGGCTGCGGGCGCTCATCAGCACCAGGATCGGGACTCCGATGTTCAGGCCTTTGGCAACTTGTGACTGTCCAGCCAGGATCGCGCTCATCCAGCCGAATCGGATCGGAAAAGCCAGCGGGGGCCGGAGCGCGTCGTCGAGTTGCCATTCGCCCTCGGCGCTGGCCGAGATCGAGCGCCAGTAGAAATTGCGCTCCGGCAATTTGATCCGGCTCTGCGGCCACCAACGTGCGAATGGCTCCACCATGGAGTAGGTGGCATGCCGGACGAATGAGCTGCCGTGCATCTCCAGCCAAGGACTGTTCAGGATCAGGTGGCTCACCGTGTCCGGGTGCCGGCTGGCCCACAATGCGGCCACCAGACCACCGGTGGAATGCCCCATGAAGGCGACTTTCGGAGCGGTCCCGCGGTAACGGGCCTGCAGGTCTTCGGTCACCGCGCTGAGCGATGCATCCAGCTCGGCGTCGTATTCGGCCAGATCGGCCACGAAGCCGCCCAGATCGCCGGTTCGGAGGCTGCGTCCGTGGTTGTGCAAGTCCAGGGCGTAAAACGCGATGCCGAGTCCGGTGAAGAATTCCGCCAACTCGGTGTTGAAGAAATAGTCGCTCCAGCCATGGATGAACAGCAC
Proteins encoded in this window:
- a CDS encoding alpha/beta hydrolase, producing MQARRWQPDVLGTGYESTELSIGRKDEPGRVATLVRHLPEDQASMPGQAVLFIHGWSDYFFNTELAEFFTGLGIAFYALDLHNHGRSLRTGDLGGFVADLAEYDAELDASLSAVTEDLQARYRGTAPKVAFMGHSTGGLVAALWASRHPDTVSHLILNSPWLEMHGSSFVRHATYSMVEPFARWWPQSRIKLPERNFYWRSISASAEGEWQLDDALRPPLAFPIRFGWMSAILAGQSQVAKGLNIGVPILVLMSARSLNGPRWREGMRSADAVLDIQTMAARAITLGESVTIEKIDGGLHDVLLSQKPVRELAYSRLLRWLRGYMLEQGTGAPGRDDA